GCATTGTCTGGAGCGGCAACATGCGTGGTAGTAGGTGATAGGATGGTGAAAATCGTGAATGCGAAAacgagggcgatgaggatAAGATAAGTCAATCGTCGAGAAGTAAACCGGCGTGGTCGGCCGTAGAAGATGTTGAAGGCCATGATGTATCAGTCGCCGGGGCAATGTGACCGAAGTAAATCGTAAAACAAGAATCGCAAAAGTGAAAGGGAGCGACACGTTTGACCGGACTATGTAGTCGTCGAGAGGACACGAATGGCTGGCATCGGGCAGGTAATTGGCTGATCGGGCTGAGCCACGAGTCTCATGAAACGAGGGCGACAAGACGTTGTCAAGGACGCATTTCGATGATAGCGAGAGGACGCCAATTATGGCAACGACAAACAGAGATGGTATGACGAGAGACGAGACAGGAGTGGCCGTGGGCCGGTTCTTGAGGACTAAATTAGTTGTCGAGGGAGGGGGAAATGGATACGAGAAATGCTGATGGGAGCTCTCGTGAGTGATCCCTTTTATGCAAGTGTTGGAGGGATGACCAGCGAGTGGGGTGGGCCGCCAGGGAAGTGAGACCTGAACCACGCGTTACCGAATCGGGTCTGGATCAATTAACGGGCAAGGGGCTTGGGCATGAAGATTTGCGCCATAGAGGCCGGTAGGAGAATTGCCAATTGAGATGAAGCTGTAAATGAGGGCATACTTCTCGCCCTGTTACTGCAGTCTGGTATACTCGCAGCGTGAGGCGGTGCCGGGGGTAAAATGCCCTTGGATCCTTGATCGACCTGCAATCCACTTGAGCATCTGACTGTGGAGATCCTGACGTCGAGCTTCGGGAGCTTGATCGGTCCAGGCCCACTCGCTCAGGTCCCGGGGCTTCAAGGGACGTCGGGTGGGCCTGGTTGTCTCGAAGCTGGCCGTGAAGCTGGAACGCCAAGAACAATTGAATTCTTTGGATCCCATACGTGAGGTTGCCCGTTGCTGCctggtgttgatggcaagTGCAACAGTTGACTAAACCCTTTTGCTTCACCTCGTCCCTGGGGCTCTAAACACGAGAGGCTCAATGCACTCGTCTCAATGATGATCTATTTGATGGGGCTTGTCTGCATGTTGCATCGCCACTAATTAAATCGGCGCCAGCGCTCCATAGGGCTGATTTAGGCCAGGCCATGGAGTTCAAGTCAAGACCCTTGATCAGCAGAAAAATAATCATTCTGCGTCGTGCGTGCACTTTATCTCAAGGGTTTGAGACTTCTGTTGATCCTGTACTACTTCTCTTGCGCCGTATGTTCGTAGATTACTTCATCCATTTGGTGTAAGCGTGAGTGGCTGTCATGTACCGTgtggtggaggagatggCCATGTCATCCATGGAACTGAGCTTGTACCTCAGGGAACCGGTAAGAGCACGCTATCTTCAACGTAAGCCTGGCTTCTTTCAGCAGCTAAGAAAACAAGATCTGTAATGCCCTTTCACTCTTTTCTCGATATAAAACGAATTTTTTTGCATCTGCTGAGGCCAGTTACAGAGTCACAACCTCCCCAAGTAACTTCGCTGCAACTTTCGGTTAATGTTTGCCCAAAGCCCAAATTCCATCACTGCCACCCACTGTATCTTACTGCAGGTGGCCGACACCGCGGGCGAACGTGCCATGCGAACGAACTGCACAGGCAGACAGACACAGACAGGCAGCAATGACCCCATGCACGCCTACACCTACGCCTGGTCTTTCACTCCTACCGACTCTtccctcctccctccctttAGCTTACCTGTGACACACGACAAAGTCATTTGGAACTAGAAAAACAGCTCCTCTCGAATCGCACAGGCTGGCCATCCAGCTCTGactcccctcccctcatcCTGGGCagggtaggtaggtactGCAAACAAACGGCAAACGCACCTGCCCTCCCGTGACCTGAACCACTGCTTCTCCTCCCAGGTATATCTTGCACCCAACATCTTTCAAATGCTGCATCTTGCCAACATTTATCGAGCCTTTCCTCACCTATCAGCGAAATTATCTGGGCGCCGGATATTTGCCCTGGATCTTACTCGTCTACACAACTGACCCCGCCCCAGAACATTACACTTGTTGGGCTTTACATCGCCTCGCCGTGCTCACTTCGCCCATCTTTGACCACCTGTTGCCCACCTCTAGACGAGTTCTGCAGATACTCGTCACGATTTCTGGTCAGCGTCTTCCCACTCCTCCACGTCGGGGCTAAACGCTGGGACCGGCGGCTAGTCGACGCCGCCATGGGTCTCAAGCAGTTCAACCTCGACCTTAGGGCCGCTACGTCCAACTATAACGACCCGCACGTCACAAATGTGCGAAAGGGAGACTCAGATGGAGAGATTGTATTCACCTATGGCCTGGAAGGGCAGCCGCCCTTGGAGATCCAGGCTCTCTCAACAGGTATGATCTTGCGATACTGCTCCCCAGACTCTGGACTGCGCATTGAGCTGGGACATTCAATCACCCATCCCCTGCGGAAAGCGGAAGTAATCCAGCTGACAATATCCAGATGCCGATTCCTATCCCAGACACTCGAGCTTCATGATATTCACCTCGTCAGACCACGCCACCAAGGATATGGATGAGTGGCTTCAGAGTTTCGCTGCCTTGACCGGAGGCAAGGATGTGACCGAAGTTATCTCGCTGGTTTCCAGACGGTTGACCGCCAAGCTCAGCAACAGCGATCCATCCATAGCCGTCAtcagcagcgacgaggatgaggcagATGGCGACTCTGCATTCGACAGTGACGACTTCTCCCaggacgatgaggacgaggaggagtatCGCATTGATATCACACCGCTGCCGCCTAGAAGACCGGCTGCGAGATGTGCGGCTGGCTCTCCAGGATCGACCACTCGCTTGAAGCGGCACCTGCGAGACGCTAAGAGGGAAGGTTTTTGTATCTCTGTCCCATTCACGAAGAAGGTCGACAACCTCTCTGGTATCTTCTCGCTGTCCATCCGTGTTTCGAAACTCGGCATCCCAGAGGAAGCCTTGGAGGCATGGGACCTCAAGTCTTCGGAGTACGTGGTCATGTTGATCAAATTGCCAATGGGATATCCTTCTGCGACCGAGTTTATACGTCTACCCTCGGACCAGTCAATGGTGCAATTCAGATTCGGTAAATGCGCCAGTCCAAAGCCGTCCTACCATACAATGAAACGGATGTTCGAGTCTGACCTTAGCACGGAGTCCCAGCATCCTCCTCACAAAGACAACAGCAGGGACAGCGATCATTTTCTACCGCTGTACATGTCAGCATCTCTTAATCCCCTACTCAACCAAGAGTTCCCTAGTCTTCTACAACTTCGACGATCCGACAACTTTTCCTGGGATCAAGCACAGACATTCAAGTTCGATCTGAGTCGAGGCAGTCACTTCAGAGACGCTTCCTCTTCGGTCAAAAACTCTAAAGATGACCGGGATAGCTCTGCTGATTGGTTTAGTCTTGAGTTCCTTCGACGAGACTACGTTTCAGCAGGTGAAGATCTCAACATCTTTCTTGTGGCGATGCAGTTTGGCCTGCAGAGACTAATCAAATGCACAAAATACTGCATGGTCTGCCATCAAAGAATGGATGGAGGGTTTGAGGCCGTCAAGCCTTTCGTTTGCGGAAACCTGCTCTGCCTTTACCAGTACCTGTCGCTCGGGTTTGGCCAGAGCATCGAGCACGACATTATCAATAGCCCGGCCGTGGTCGACCTCCTTATTTCCTTCTTCTACTCTGCCGTTTTCAGCAATCGTCTTCGCGAATTTCCACAAGGACTGGGTCTGAAATGCGCTGATCCAGGCTCCCTCAAGGACCCCTCAGAGCATCTGGACGTGGAGGTGTCCTTCAGGGATAAGAAGATTCGGTTCTCTAGCGCCGACTATGGCTCTCATAaaaagatgaaggagggTGACTGtgtccttcttgtcatcaGGCCCAAGGAGATGACAACACCAGTGCCTATCGTGCACTCGAGTAAGTGGACACTTTTCTTTTGGTTCCCGGTTGACAGCAACACTAACATCGAGACAGCTGTGGAGAGGCACACGTGCATCATTGAATCGCCCGGGAACTCGGAGTGCACTTTTCGAATCATTGAGACACAAATAGCGCCCATCAACGTCATGCCACTATCGGAAAATGAGACGAGGACCCATGCAACCCATCCGAGCGCAGACTGGGTTCGTGTCATGCTTTTCCACCACAACAAGGATATCGATGAGCTTCAGACTGCGGACCGTGATTACAATCTCATTCAACTGACTAGGATGATCCCGCCTGTCGAGGAAATGAGATCTTACCTTGTGGAGAGGCCAGGAAGTAGCCTGTCCCTTTGGAAGGGCATGAACAATTCGACATTGGCTCTCCTCAACTGGATCGTGGCATCGAACAGATCTTTCATTGTTCAAGACGGTCCAATCCCTAATGGTCAATCACCGGCAGGAGGGGCAGCAGACAGTCCCAGCATTGTCCAGGGCATGGGTGCGGGCTGGGTGCAGTTTCGCTTCGCTCAGGGCTCGccggagaaggaagaggcttTCTTCAAGGAGCTCACGAAACTGAAAGAAATTGGCGGGCAACCAAAAACACACCCAAGTCTATTCGCATGGCATGGAAGTCCGCTCGAGAATTGGCACAGCATCATTCGGACTGGGCTTGACTTTTCTACGACACTGCATGGACGAGCGTACGGCAACGGAGTCTATTTGAGCAAGGTATTTTCGACCAGTCAGGGCTATACGATGGGGGGCGTTCACGGAAGCTACTTGGTAAGTTGACCACACCTGGAGGAAGGTTGAAGACGGTAGGGCAGGGGATACTCTCTGCTAAGGCGTACATCTcatgaggagctggagcgaGTATCGGATTAATCTTGCGTTCGGCTCCTCTAGGATATACGTTCACTCACAGTATTCCCCTTGTCCTTGCTAATCACGCAGTCATTCATTCTATGGCCCTTTGTGGTTTCtctgttggtggtgattgtTGGCTGacatttaataatataggcttCTTCGGCATGGCCGAATTCTCGACTCAATATCTCCAGTGCTATCAGCATGTGCGAGATCGTCAACGATCCGGCC
This region of Fusarium falciforme chromosome 5, complete sequence genomic DNA includes:
- a CDS encoding UBC core domain-containing protein, giving the protein MGLKQFNLDLRAATSNYNDPHVTNVRKGDSDGEIVFTYGLEGQPPLEIQALSTDADSYPRHSSFMIFTSSDHATKDMDEWLQSFAALTGGKDVTEVISLVSRRLTAKLSNSDPSIAVISSDEDEADGDSAFDSDDFSQDDEDEEEYRIDITPLPPRRPAARCAAGSPGSTTRLKRHLRDAKREGFCISVPFTKKVDNLSGIFSLSIRVSKLGIPEEALEAWDLKSSEYVVMLIKLPMGYPSATEFIRLPSDQSMVQFRFGKCASPKPSYHTMKRMFESDLSTESQHPPHKDNSRDSDHFLPLYMSASLNPLLNQEFPSLLQLRRSDNFSWDQAQTFKFDLSRGSHFRDASSSVKNSKDDRDSSADWFSLEFLRRDYVSAGEDLNIFLVAMQFGLQRLIKCTKYCMVCHQRMDGGFEAVKPFVCGNLLCLYQYLSLGFGQSIEHDIINSPAVVDLLISFFYSAVFSNRLREFPQGLGLKCADPGSLKDPSEHLDVEVSFRDKKIRFSSADYGSHKKMKEGDCVLLVIRPKEMTTPVPIVHSTVERHTCIIESPGNSECTFRIIETQIAPINVMPLSENETRTHATHPSADWVRVMLFHHNKDIDELQTADRDYNLIQLTRMIPPVEEMRSYLVERPGSSLSLWKGMNNSTLALLNWIVASNRSFIVQDGPIPNGQSPAGGAADSPSIVQGMGAGWVQFRFAQGSPEKEEAFFKELTKLKEIGGQPKTHPSLFAWHGSPLENWHSIIRTGLDFSTTLHGRAYGNGVYLSKVFSTSQGYTMGGVHGSYLASSAWPNSRLNISSAISMCEIVNDPARYVSTQPHFVIDKIEWIQCRYLFVRVNASSQTGNQWRPKKSVFTSKGYLGQDPQHRLIGDHRNEILIPLSAIPTARRRALGQQGSVGGPGLTRENPILLDEEDGDVLEEIDGELDDLLASDGEEEDSQRQTVRKRRRTSTDSGLGELRPSKLTTGMQDRNNTGQPQAGTTTTFRPGGLDLASLPKLAEPTWAASSPGALRALNREIKDLQKIQSNTDLASLGWYIDFDKLDNMFHWIVELHSFDVNLPLAQDMKRAGCSSIVLELRFGSSYPVSPPFVRVIRPRFLPFAHGGGGHVTIGGAICSELLTNSGWSPALSLEKVFLEVRMNLCDMDPPAHLDRADGLGSMDYNIFEAIDAFRRAATAHGWQIPSDMDMVSSMSALLN